In Lotus japonicus ecotype B-129 chromosome 5, LjGifu_v1.2, one genomic interval encodes:
- the LOC130717613 gene encoding uncharacterized protein LOC130717613 encodes MAPRRKVQKGTTRMDAALDAMTPYGFPRRIVRRTVDQLLKVYGDEGWFFIEDCAYRTLIEKLLELPQETDDLSEDKPGDGPNEASAAGCSNVALVPCSNTQTSYDAPLTNQVADTISASSETDNQLAIKAVDTVSTSEAGAELLIKAVDIPSVTSEPGNQLSIKATDIVPADIEYDCKPVLSPLSKSSQPVRKLCHKKRKPCHGWISDDSEEEDLIELPPAPMSKLLLFMQASK; translated from the exons ATGGCGCCAAGACGCAAGGTCCAGAAGGGAACCACGCGAATGGACGCTGCTCTCGACGCCATGACCCCTTACGGTTTTCCCAGAAGAATTGTCCGTCGCACCGTTGATCAACTCCTCAAA GTTTATGGCGACGAAGGCTGGTTCTTCATCGAAGACTGCGCCTACCGTACTCTCATCGAGAAGCTTCTCGAGCTGCCCCAGGAAACG GATGATTTGTCAGAGGATAAGCCAGGAGATGGTCCCAATGAGGCATCCGCTGCCGGTTGCTCAAACGTAGCGCTTGTACCTTGCTCTAACACACAAACTTCTTATGATGCTCCATTAACTAATCAGGTCGCTGACACCATATCAGCATCCAGTGAAACTGATAATCAACTTGCCATTAAGGCTGTGGACACTGTATCAACAAGTGAAGCTGGTGCTGAACTTCTCATCAAGGCTGTTGACATTCCATCAGTAACCAGTGAACCTGGTAATCAACTTTCCATCAAAGCTACAGACATTGTACCAGCAGACATTGAATATG ATTGTAAGCCTGTACTATCTCCTTTGTCAAAGTCCTCGCAACCTGTGAGGAAGCTCTGTCACAAGAAGCGTAAACCTTGCCATGGCTGGATTTCTGATGATAGTGAGGAAGAGGACCTGATAGAACTACCTCCAGCTCCAATGTCCAAGTTATTATTGTTTATGCAAGCAAGCAAATGA
- the LOC130720857 gene encoding uncharacterized protein LOC130720857 gives MLRVVRSSASRFLTTARLGTISPFASRFSSVRSISDAAPFQKVQIPMVDIDTKFDAYVVGKHDAPGIIVLQDWLGVDYHVKNHALRISQLGGGFKALIPDLYRGNAKQLFHGIDWVDCVMGIISTTKWLKTNGSKKVGVIGFCLGGALAIASSNLVRNLDAAVAFYGFPSSGHEDPALADSPLQAHFGELDNFVGFSDVKTAKKFVEELKMGESIEDPIAPYEVHIYPGVGHAFMNRSPEGIKRRNNMELPHDDEAAVQLAWSRVETWMTKYLAS, from the exons ATGTTGAGAGTTGTGAGATCTTCCGCTTCCAGATTCCTAACCACAGCCCGTCTTGGGACAATTTCACCCTTTGCTTCTCGTTTCTCCTCAGTTCGTTCTATCTCTGATGCTGCTCCTTTCCAGAAAGTCCAGATTCCAATGGTAGATATAGACACTAAATTTGATGCATATGTTGTTGGCAAGCACGACGCTCCTGGAATTATTGTGCTTCAGGACTGGTTGGGTGTAGATTATCATGTCAAAAATCATGCTTTGAGGATTTCTCAGCTTGGGGGTGGATTTAAAGCTCTTATTCCAGA TCTGTACAGAGGAAACGCAAAGCAATTGTTTCATGGTATTGATTGGGTAGATTGTGTGATGGGTATTATATCTACAACTAAGTGGCTTAAAACCAATGGCTCAAAGAAG GTTGGTGTAATTGGCTTTTGTTTGGGGGGTGCTCTTGCTATTGCCAGCTCTAACTTGGTTAGAAATCTTGATGCTGCCGTAGCTTTCTATGGCTTTCCCTCTTCTGGGCATGAAGACCCTGCCCTAGCCGATTCTCCTCTTCAGGCTCACTTTGGGGAGTTGGACAATTTTGTTGGCTTTTCAGATGTTAAG ACTGCCAAGAAATTTGTGGAAGAATTGAAAATGGGGGAATCTATAGAGGACCCTATAGCTCCGTATGAAGTCCACATATATCCTGGCGTCGGACACGCATTTATGAACAGATCTCCAGAAGGAATTAAGAGGCGGAACAACATGGAGTTGCCTCATGATGATGAAGCTGCAGTTCAACTGGCTTGGTCTCGCGTCGAGACATGGATGACAAAATACTTGGCTAGTTAA